A single window of Methanoculleus oceani DNA harbors:
- a CDS encoding methanogenesis marker 9 domain-containing protein has product MMEAYDRFELLINDRVVKTPVAIASMAGIVDAAYVLERAAHIGAAFIGGYSIDGPTLDASRRMAGEGRKEFLYDDPLEALGKEIDALEQSDVVAGINLRGSTPAAYAEVAGAFENRVVYEIDAHCRQPAMLDAGCGEHLLKHPAKLVEIVRALKAADVTVSVKMRAGVAANDADLARTVWKAGADILHVDLMDFGHNKVRQIRNASPLILIANNSINTFDKAMDAFSHGADLVSLARQSDSWTLAGLDAAIARSADEGGWYNAPKQLCRGGDIRALAFCCMPVKACPLIPTLEKIGLSRNDYLKAKQEAVKGTPLDDGKNTCFGSLAWCCKMSSPCMFRNMTLEKKGLSAREYMRCKHRLSEKILHRVFDGEETADESS; this is encoded by the coding sequence ATGATGGAAGCATATGATCGTTTTGAACTCCTCATAAACGATCGGGTCGTGAAAACACCTGTAGCAATCGCATCCATGGCCGGGATCGTGGATGCTGCCTACGTCCTCGAGCGGGCGGCTCATATCGGGGCTGCCTTCATCGGCGGCTACTCCATCGACGGCCCCACCCTCGACGCGAGCCGGCGGATGGCGGGAGAGGGCCGGAAAGAGTTTTTATACGACGATCCTCTGGAAGCACTGGGAAAAGAGATCGATGCCCTGGAACAGAGCGATGTTGTAGCGGGGATCAACCTCCGCGGGAGCACTCCTGCAGCCTACGCCGAGGTTGCCGGGGCGTTTGAAAACCGCGTGGTCTACGAGATCGACGCCCACTGCCGGCAGCCCGCGATGCTTGACGCAGGCTGCGGCGAGCACCTCCTCAAACATCCGGCAAAACTCGTGGAGATCGTCCGGGCCTTAAAAGCGGCGGACGTGACCGTCTCGGTGAAGATGCGGGCAGGTGTCGCCGCGAACGACGCCGATCTCGCCCGCACCGTCTGGAAGGCGGGGGCGGATATCCTCCACGTGGACCTGATGGACTTCGGGCACAACAAGGTCCGCCAGATCCGCAACGCCTCTCCCCTGATACTGATCGCAAACAACTCCATCAACACCTTTGATAAGGCGATGGACGCCTTCTCCCATGGCGCCGACCTCGTCTCGCTTGCCCGGCAGTCTGACTCCTGGACGCTCGCCGGCCTCGATGCCGCCATCGCCCGGTCCGCCGATGAAGGCGGCTGGTACAACGCCCCGAAACAGCTCTGCCGCGGCGGCGATATTCGGGCGCTCGCCTTCTGCTGCATGCCGGTGAAGGCCTGCCCCCTCATTCCGACCCTCGAGAAGATCGGGCTCTCGCGGAACGACTACCTGAAAGCCAAGCAGGAGGCGGTAAAGGGGACTCCGCTCGACGACGGGAAGAACACCTGTTTCGGGAGCCTCGCCTGGTGCTGCAAGATGAGTTCTCCCTGCATGTTCCGGAACATGACGCTTGAGAAGAAAGGCCTCTCTGCGCGGGAGTACATGCGGTGCAAGCACCGCCTCTCCGAGAAGATCCTGCACAGGGTATTCGATGGAGAAGAAACCGCCGATGAATCGAGCTGA
- the cfbE gene encoding coenzyme F430 synthase, with translation MRILVLDTIHGGAELAGALRGAGHEADEVDVYRGKAGTSIEEALVRTYDLVTAPVHLDPDHPLLRRHGPAVSHHEMVQRVLEERLPHPFIEITGARGKTTTAHALASLLPGPGILHTSTGTYRYPERELLWKKSITPASLIAAAHEAERIGGWLVAEESLGVTGAGDVAVLTSTEDYPIAAGKKQAIAEKCRLLSRARRIVLPPGIDLPGATAADGMVSFEGQTCRFSGNGISGAFANPLCTLAGYRTPLMLAAATACVLGVDPSPLGRFAALPGRMAARREGDLLILDNANSGTNIATTVEAARYARELSGNGPLTIVIGEEARAVCEGFSAEDVRRTVAAIEPAATVYVGEGHPAATIDAGLAIARSITPAGAIVLAVKTWR, from the coding sequence ATGCGAATCCTGGTGCTGGATACCATCCACGGCGGGGCTGAGCTCGCCGGGGCACTCCGTGGTGCCGGCCACGAGGCAGACGAGGTGGACGTCTACCGCGGGAAGGCCGGCACCTCCATCGAGGAGGCACTCGTCCGCACCTACGATCTCGTCACCGCACCGGTCCACCTCGACCCCGACCACCCCCTCCTCCGGCGGCACGGGCCCGCGGTCTCGCACCACGAGATGGTGCAGCGGGTCCTCGAGGAGCGGCTGCCTCATCCGTTCATCGAGATCACCGGGGCACGGGGAAAGACCACCACCGCCCATGCCCTCGCCTCGCTGCTCCCGGGCCCGGGCATCCTCCACACCTCGACCGGGACCTACCGCTACCCGGAGCGGGAACTGCTCTGGAAGAAGAGCATCACGCCCGCCTCCCTGATAGCGGCGGCGCACGAGGCGGAGCGGATCGGGGGCTGGCTGGTCGCCGAGGAGTCGCTCGGGGTCACCGGCGCCGGGGACGTGGCGGTGCTGACCTCGACGGAGGACTACCCGATCGCGGCAGGGAAGAAGCAGGCGATAGCAGAGAAGTGCCGGCTGCTCTCCCGGGCAAGGAGGATCGTGCTCCCGCCCGGGATCGATCTGCCGGGAGCGACGGCCGCCGACGGGATGGTATCCTTCGAGGGGCAGACCTGCCGGTTCTCCGGGAACGGGATCTCCGGCGCCTTCGCTAACCCGCTCTGCACCCTTGCCGGATACCGGACGCCGCTCATGCTCGCGGCCGCGACCGCCTGCGTGCTCGGGGTCGATCCATCTCCCCTCGGGCGGTTCGCCGCCCTCCCCGGCCGGATGGCGGCCAGGCGGGAAGGGGACCTCCTGATCCTCGACAACGCAAACAGCGGGACGAATATAGCGACCACCGTTGAAGCCGCCCGCTACGCGAGGGAACTCTCGGGCAACGGCCCCCTGACCATAGTCATCGGCGAGGAGGCACGGGCGGTCTGCGAGGGGTTCTCGGCAGAGGACGTCCGGCGGACGGTCGCGGCCATCGAACCGGCGGCGACCGTCTACGTCGGGGAGGGGCATCCGGCGGCGACCATCGACGCGGGGCTCGCTATCGCCCGGAGCATCACCCCGGCGGGCGCGATCGTCCTCGCAGTAAAGACGTGGAGATAA
- a CDS encoding Holliday junction resolvase, with the protein MANFEREITYCINRFFAHRRVHGFAYRLKQSKFNTQYVDVLVDSLDPRYYLAIECKSISGKKIYFSQHFHSDKNNVHQIDAITDFIKKTGRRGFLAVEFRFGAGRAKEAYLMPWDTVLGYYGNVPGISIDDFRLCCTLSRSGEEYDLPGLDTNQYPLSPPTDGEV; encoded by the coding sequence ATGGCAAACTTCGAACGGGAGATCACCTACTGCATCAACCGATTCTTCGCCCACCGGCGGGTTCACGGGTTCGCCTACCGGCTCAAGCAGAGTAAATTCAATACCCAGTATGTCGATGTCCTCGTGGACTCCCTCGACCCCCGCTACTACCTGGCCATCGAGTGCAAGTCGATATCGGGCAAGAAGATCTACTTCTCCCAGCACTTCCACTCCGACAAGAACAACGTCCACCAGATAGACGCGATCACCGATTTCATCAAAAAGACCGGCCGACGCGGATTCCTCGCCGTCGAGTTCCGGTTCGGTGCGGGGAGGGCGAAGGAGGCATATCTCATGCCCTGGGATACGGTGCTTGGATATTACGGGAACGTGCCCGGCATCTCTATCGACGATTTCCGGCTCTGCTGTACGCTCTCCCGCTCCGGTGAGGAGTATGATCTCCCGGGCCTGGATACAAATCAATATCCTCTCTCACCACCAACAGATGGAGAAGTATGA
- a CDS encoding triphosphoribosyl-dephospho-CoA synthase gives MNRAERAQMAMMLEVCAYPKPGNVDRCHDYPDTRLEHFLASAILAGPVFDAAEKTGGRVGSLIREAVLRTNDHAGGNTHFGAFILLIPLVLGGDIGGARRVVAGTDVEDAIDFYAAFGLTRVRMAESDDLDVNDPASTAAIRERGMTLADIMAYSAPRDMVAREWTNGFALTRRCADLLHSHGSGREAVGASFLDLLASVPDTFIAKKHGEAVAERTMQCAGEVLGGARDLRAFDAECVSAGINPGSIADITIAGIYVALGEGWQWDC, from the coding sequence ATGAATCGAGCTGAACGTGCACAGATGGCGATGATGCTCGAGGTCTGCGCCTATCCTAAACCCGGGAACGTGGACCGGTGCCACGACTATCCGGACACCCGCCTCGAGCATTTCCTCGCCTCGGCCATCCTCGCGGGACCCGTCTTCGATGCGGCCGAGAAGACCGGCGGCCGGGTCGGGAGCCTGATCCGGGAGGCGGTCCTGCGTACGAACGACCATGCCGGTGGGAACACCCACTTCGGGGCGTTCATCCTCCTCATCCCGCTCGTCCTCGGGGGAGATATCGGCGGGGCACGGAGAGTCGTCGCCGGCACCGATGTCGAGGACGCGATCGATTTCTATGCGGCGTTCGGCCTCACGAGGGTCCGGATGGCCGAGAGCGACGACCTGGACGTGAACGACCCGGCATCGACGGCCGCGATCCGGGAGCGGGGGATGACGCTTGCCGACATCATGGCCTACTCGGCACCCCGGGATATGGTCGCCAGGGAATGGACGAACGGGTTTGCTCTGACCCGACGGTGCGCGGACCTGCTGCATTCGCACGGGAGCGGGCGTGAAGCGGTCGGCGCATCGTTCCTCGACCTCCTCGCTTCGGTGCCGGACACCTTCATCGCGAAGAAGCACGGGGAAGCGGTAGCGGAGAGGACGATGCAGTGTGCGGGCGAGGTGCTCGGCGGGGCGCGCGATCTCCGTGCCTTCGACGCCGAGTGCGTCTCCGCCGGCATCAACCCGGGCTCGATCGCCGACATCACCATCGCCGGGATATACGTGGCGCTCGGGGAGGGATGGCAATGGGACTGCTGA
- the cfbA gene encoding sirohydrochlorin nickelochelatase: protein MGRKGMLLVGHGSKLPYNKELIETTAGIIAKKTDEYLVKPGFMSLNTPTVEDQLEAFRKEDIEMLVVVPLFLAKGVHINKDIPELLGLPEGGRHGTFQLNGKTVPLVYASPIGSDPLLAELMLKNASDAIAELKS from the coding sequence ATGGGTAGAAAAGGAATGTTACTGGTCGGGCACGGCAGCAAACTCCCTTACAATAAGGAACTGATCGAGACCACCGCAGGGATCATCGCCAAAAAGACAGACGAGTACCTCGTCAAACCCGGCTTCATGAGCCTCAACACCCCGACGGTAGAGGATCAACTCGAGGCGTTCCGGAAGGAGGATATCGAGATGCTGGTCGTCGTCCCGCTCTTCCTCGCGAAAGGCGTCCACATCAACAAGGACATCCCCGAACTCCTCGGCCTTCCCGAGGGGGGCCGGCACGGCACGTTCCAGCTGAACGGTAAGACGGTGCCGCTCGTCTACGCAAGCCCCATCGGCAGCGACCCGCTCCTTGCTGAACTGATGCTGAAGAACGCGTCCGACGCGATCGCCGAACTGAAATCCTGA